A genomic region of Salinibacter pepae contains the following coding sequences:
- a CDS encoding isoaspartyl peptidase/L-asparaginase family protein, with protein MCDVPVRVHRALLIVGTLLGWVCLLPVTVQGQDGPSSETALVIHGGAGSLRADEMSDDRAEAYRSALRTALQEGNAVLRDGGSALDAVQAAITTMEADTLFNAARGAVRTSEGAVELDAAIMDGATRNAGALTGVQTVKHPIRLARAIMEDSYHVMFAQEGAEAFAEQQGLDLVENEYFITDARRSGQGQAPADPPAAPGSNEKYGTVGAVALDAAGNLAAGTSTGGISDKEFGRVGDSPIVGAGTYAHNASCAVSATGQGEFFIRGVAAHSVASRMQFGGLPLGEAAQRTIDEIEELGGVGGVIALDREGNIATPFSTGGMFRAYVDPDGNTDVRIFDTGGAE; from the coding sequence ATGTGCGACGTTCCGGTGCGAGTCCATCGTGCTCTTCTCATTGTGGGGACTCTTTTGGGTTGGGTGTGCCTGCTTCCTGTTACGGTGCAGGGGCAGGACGGTCCATCCTCGGAAACGGCCCTCGTCATTCACGGGGGGGCTGGGTCGTTGCGCGCCGACGAGATGAGTGACGACCGGGCGGAGGCGTACCGGTCGGCCCTCCGCACCGCGCTGCAGGAGGGCAACGCAGTGCTCCGGGACGGCGGCAGTGCGCTCGATGCCGTCCAGGCCGCCATCACCACCATGGAGGCCGACACGCTCTTCAACGCGGCCCGGGGGGCGGTTCGCACGAGTGAGGGCGCGGTGGAGCTCGACGCCGCCATCATGGACGGGGCCACCCGCAACGCCGGGGCGCTCACGGGGGTACAGACGGTGAAGCATCCGATTCGGCTCGCCCGGGCCATCATGGAGGACTCCTACCACGTGATGTTTGCTCAGGAGGGGGCGGAGGCCTTTGCGGAGCAGCAGGGGCTCGATCTCGTGGAGAACGAGTACTTCATCACGGACGCGCGTCGCTCCGGGCAGGGCCAGGCGCCCGCCGACCCGCCCGCGGCACCGGGGTCGAACGAGAAGTACGGCACGGTCGGCGCCGTGGCGCTCGACGCGGCGGGCAACCTGGCGGCGGGAACGTCGACGGGGGGCATCTCGGACAAGGAGTTCGGGCGCGTGGGCGATTCCCCCATCGTCGGGGCCGGGACGTACGCCCACAATGCATCGTGTGCGGTGTCGGCCACGGGGCAGGGCGAGTTCTTTATTCGCGGCGTGGCGGCCCACAGTGTGGCGTCGCGCATGCAATTCGGGGGGCTTCCGCTCGGCGAGGCCGCCCAGCGCACGATCGACGAGATTGAAGAGCTCGGCGGCGTAGGCGGCGTCATTGCGCTCGACCGCGAGGGCAACATCGCCACGCCCTTCAGCACCGGCGGCATGTTCCGGGCGTATGTCGATCCGGACGGCAACACGGACGTTCGCATCTTCGACACCGGGGGCGCGGAGTAA